One part of the Bdellovibrio bacteriovorus genome encodes these proteins:
- a CDS encoding tetratricopeptide repeat protein yields MNALHDDMLSEARGYFINGNYKMAEPILNQMLLQNTRNPEVYQMLATIFYDKGQFSKAIKTFRRALEIDPTYTDASVGLSIILNDLGKYDEGKQVFLDAQSQLEKKSGKQDPFVDEKIASKHEELADLYYQYKRYNEALEQLLKAQKLSSRKAEITMRIAEVHVQLGQTERAIKDLKSLIREYPHLIPARLKLGAIYYNSNNIAEATEQWENILIRDPQHPEALRYLKMAQAAGITSIDL; encoded by the coding sequence ATGAACGCTCTTCATGACGATATGCTCTCTGAAGCCCGTGGATACTTCATCAACGGGAACTACAAGATGGCCGAACCGATTCTGAACCAGATGCTTCTGCAAAACACCCGCAACCCGGAAGTTTATCAGATGCTGGCGACGATCTTTTACGACAAAGGCCAGTTCAGCAAGGCGATCAAAACCTTCCGTCGTGCTCTGGAAATTGATCCGACCTACACCGACGCCAGCGTGGGTTTATCCATCATTTTGAATGATCTGGGTAAATACGATGAAGGCAAACAGGTGTTCCTGGATGCTCAATCCCAGCTAGAGAAAAAATCCGGCAAGCAGGACCCGTTTGTAGACGAAAAAATCGCCTCCAAACACGAGGAACTGGCGGACCTGTATTATCAGTACAAGCGCTACAATGAAGCTTTGGAACAACTGCTGAAGGCACAAAAACTTTCCAGCAGAAAAGCGGAAATCACCATGCGCATTGCCGAAGTTCATGTGCAACTGGGCCAGACTGAGCGTGCGATCAAGGATCTGAAGTCCCTGATTCGCGAATACCCACACCTTATTCCAGCTCGACTGAAGCTTGGGGCGATTTACTACAACTCAAACAATATTGCTGAAGCCACTGAACAATGGGAGAATATCCTTATTCGGGATCCGCAACATCCCGAGGCTTTGCGCTATCTGAAAATGGCGCAGGCTGCTGGCATCACTTCCATCGACTTGTAA
- a CDS encoding Flp1 family type IVb pilin, giving the protein MKKFKNFSKKLLKNERGQGATEYILLLVVVVALVVIFKDKIKSAMEEKVGSLASDITGFSGN; this is encoded by the coding sequence ATGAAGAAGTTTAAGAACTTTTCCAAGAAGCTATTGAAGAATGAACGCGGCCAAGGTGCGACAGAATACATCCTGTTGCTGGTGGTTGTAGTCGCTTTGGTGGTTATCTTCAAAGACAAAATCAAAAGCGCAATGGAAGAAAAAGTCGGTTCATTGGCTAGTGATATCACAGGCTTCAGCGGTAACTAG
- a CDS encoding arginine N-succinyltransferase — translation MSFIIRPVHHDDLNQLVDLAKQFNLLNLPGDKKVIGEKIDRSEQSFAGKLSKTQSEYLFVLEDVEEKYVVGSSLVLAKHGNDEVPHSYFKIFKRDHFSQDLGVGFIHQVLRFQLDFDGPTEIGGLLVDKSYRRRPEKLGKQISLSRFLYMGLYPERFEDRVLCELTPPLTDEGRSEFWEALGRRFTGLPYQEADLLSQSHKEFIESLFPQDDIYLCLLDAKARLVLGRVGEATKPAQHLLESIGFSYLDEVDPFDGGPHYGANVSQILPITQGRRLRVTEFKDAAYKEQGLVATTGEEFKASLASADVRGNDVALAPKVRQLLGIEVGEEIYMSPFNYNRGK, via the coding sequence ATGAGTTTCATAATACGTCCGGTACATCACGATGATTTGAATCAACTGGTGGACCTCGCCAAGCAGTTCAATCTTTTGAACCTGCCGGGTGATAAGAAAGTGATCGGTGAAAAGATCGATCGCAGTGAACAGTCGTTTGCAGGCAAGCTTTCCAAAACCCAGTCCGAATATCTTTTCGTTCTGGAAGACGTCGAAGAAAAGTACGTCGTGGGAAGTTCCCTGGTACTGGCCAAACACGGCAACGATGAAGTTCCCCACAGTTATTTCAAAATTTTCAAACGCGACCATTTTTCCCAGGACTTGGGAGTGGGCTTTATTCATCAAGTTTTGCGCTTTCAGCTGGATTTTGACGGTCCAACAGAAATCGGAGGACTTCTTGTTGATAAGTCTTACAGACGTCGTCCGGAAAAACTGGGAAAGCAAATCAGTCTTTCCCGTTTCCTGTACATGGGTCTTTACCCGGAACGCTTTGAAGACCGTGTGCTGTGTGAACTGACGCCGCCACTGACAGATGAAGGCCGCAGTGAATTCTGGGAGGCCCTGGGCCGCCGATTCACCGGTCTTCCTTATCAGGAAGCGGATCTTCTTTCTCAATCCCACAAAGAGTTTATCGAAAGTCTGTTCCCGCAGGATGATATTTATCTTTGCCTGCTGGACGCCAAAGCACGTCTGGTTTTGGGCCGTGTGGGTGAAGCCACGAAGCCTGCCCAGCATCTTTTGGAAAGCATCGGCTTTAGTTATCTGGATGAGGTCGATCCTTTCGATGGCGGTCCTCACTATGGCGCAAACGTGTCCCAGATTCTGCCCATCACGCAAGGTCGTCGTCTGCGGGTGACCGAATTCAAGGATGCTGCTTATAAAGAGCAGGGCCTTGTTGCGACAACGGGTGAGGAGTTTAAAGCCTCCCTGGCTTCAGCAGATGTGCGCGGCAATGATGTGGCGCTGGCGCCAAAAGTGCGTCAGCTTCTGGGCATTGAAGTCGGCGAAGAAATTTATATGTCTCCATTTAATTACAATAGAGGAAAATAA
- a CDS encoding SH3-like domain-containing protein produces MSNLKLLSVFFLFLILPSLGAAQAETSADLFKQGTQFYVAKDYAKAKESFSKALQNDPHNATVLTNLALSEFQLGNKPLAVGLLRKALDSEPELSTAVAGLKFVLSQMQVKEVPHQIETYETLRKNLLQPVPLTAYLILSTLLFFVAGWLLLGYAGARRRALTEETALPRFPTVAVILTLGFVIFTGLLGLKIYDLSVTRGTIIEEKVALQTAPGENQVSILDLFGGMEVVAHTTQGDWVQVTYPGSLTGWIKKSSLLLTR; encoded by the coding sequence ATGTCGAACTTGAAATTGCTCTCTGTGTTCTTTCTTTTTCTGATTTTGCCCTCTCTAGGCGCGGCGCAAGCAGAGACCTCTGCAGATCTTTTTAAGCAGGGAACTCAGTTTTATGTCGCCAAAGACTATGCAAAAGCGAAGGAAAGCTTCTCTAAAGCCCTGCAGAACGATCCGCACAACGCGACGGTTCTTACCAATCTTGCGTTGAGTGAGTTTCAGCTTGGAAACAAGCCCCTGGCAGTTGGCCTTCTGCGCAAAGCTTTGGATTCAGAACCGGAACTTTCCACAGCAGTGGCTGGACTAAAGTTTGTGCTGTCACAGATGCAGGTGAAGGAAGTTCCGCACCAGATTGAAACTTACGAAACCCTTCGAAAGAATCTGCTGCAACCCGTTCCCTTGACGGCGTATCTCATTCTTTCCACTCTGCTTTTCTTTGTCGCGGGATGGCTGCTTTTAGGCTATGCGGGCGCTAGACGCCGCGCCCTGACTGAAGAAACCGCGCTGCCAAGATTCCCGACCGTAGCCGTCATTTTGACCCTGGGCTTTGTTATATTTACAGGGCTTCTGGGGTTGAAAATCTATGACCTGTCGGTGACTCGCGGAACCATCATCGAAGAGAAAGTCGCGTTGCAAACCGCCCCAGGTGAAAACCAGGTCTCCATCCTCGATTTATTCGGCGGAATGGAGGTTGTCGCCCACACCACTCAAGGCGATTGGGTGCAGGTGACATACCCAGGCTCTCTTACCGGCTGGATTAAAAAATCCTCACTGCTTTTGACGCGTTGA
- a CDS encoding succinylglutamate-semialdehyde dehydrogenase, giving the protein MSTTIFPTKYKGDFINGRFVPVSKGDGEFKDISPADLSDLVMTVPFKNDHIDEACVAAKKAYMGWAMLSVDERRGYLMRLKELFDSHAEQMAQVISRDTGKPTWEALTEAKALGAKIDITLNQSLNLVAEERIPNALPQVEGVIRYRSRGVMAVVGPFNFPAHLPNGHIIPALIAGNTVVFKPSEQTPAVGQFMAEIYEKAQFPPGVFNLVQGAGAAGGRLVANEHVDGILFTGSYEVGLKIKQETLNHYWKILALEMGGKNATVVWDDADMDKAIYESLVGSYMTAGQRCSCTSRIILHPKIADEFTERFYQAAKKLTIGHWTENNFMGPLINEAAVEKYIRFQEIANRENCESLMRGKALDLKHKGYYVTPSIHLVNKFDPNSVYQKSEIFGPNVAIYQSDNFDEAMNIVNSSGYGLVMALFSKNKELYEQALLKARVGLLNWNRTTNGSSSRLPFGGMGKSGNDRPSAHFAIQYCTVPVASLEDTTPFDPTKILPGMNLDMK; this is encoded by the coding sequence ATGAGCACCACCATCTTCCCAACCAAATACAAAGGTGACTTTATCAACGGACGTTTTGTTCCGGTCAGCAAAGGGGACGGCGAGTTCAAGGACATCAGCCCGGCCGACTTGTCTGATCTTGTCATGACGGTGCCATTTAAAAATGACCACATTGACGAAGCCTGCGTGGCGGCGAAAAAGGCCTACATGGGCTGGGCGATGCTGTCGGTGGACGAGCGTCGCGGTTATCTGATGCGTTTGAAGGAGCTGTTTGATTCTCACGCGGAACAAATGGCGCAGGTGATTTCCCGTGATACGGGGAAGCCGACCTGGGAAGCGTTGACTGAAGCCAAAGCTTTGGGCGCAAAAATCGACATCACATTGAATCAGTCTTTGAATCTGGTAGCGGAAGAAAGAATTCCCAACGCTCTTCCGCAAGTGGAGGGTGTAATTCGTTATCGCTCTCGCGGGGTCATGGCGGTAGTGGGTCCGTTCAATTTCCCGGCGCATTTGCCCAACGGCCACATCATTCCGGCGTTGATCGCGGGTAATACCGTGGTATTCAAGCCTTCCGAACAGACACCGGCCGTGGGTCAGTTCATGGCGGAAATCTATGAAAAAGCCCAGTTCCCTCCAGGTGTCTTCAATCTGGTTCAGGGTGCCGGCGCGGCCGGGGGACGTTTGGTTGCCAACGAGCATGTCGACGGGATCTTGTTCACGGGTTCTTACGAAGTCGGTTTGAAAATCAAGCAAGAGACTTTGAATCACTACTGGAAAATCCTGGCTCTTGAAATGGGTGGTAAGAACGCCACGGTTGTCTGGGATGATGCGGATATGGACAAGGCCATCTATGAAAGCCTTGTGGGTTCGTATATGACCGCAGGTCAGCGCTGCTCCTGCACCAGCCGTATTATCCTGCACCCGAAAATCGCTGACGAGTTCACAGAAAGATTCTATCAGGCGGCCAAAAAACTGACGATCGGTCACTGGACAGAAAACAACTTCATGGGTCCGTTGATCAATGAAGCGGCGGTGGAAAAATACATCCGCTTCCAGGAAATCGCCAACCGCGAAAACTGTGAAAGCCTGATGCGCGGTAAAGCGTTGGATTTGAAACACAAAGGTTACTACGTGACGCCGTCGATCCATCTGGTGAACAAGTTTGATCCAAACAGCGTTTATCAGAAAAGCGAGATCTTTGGCCCGAATGTGGCGATCTATCAATCTGACAACTTTGACGAGGCGATGAATATCGTGAACTCTTCAGGTTATGGCCTGGTGATGGCGCTGTTCTCTAAGAACAAGGAACTTTACGAGCAGGCTTTGTTGAAGGCGCGTGTGGGTCTTTTGAACTGGAATCGCACGACCAACGGATCCAGTTCCCGTCTGCCATTTGGTGGCATGGGTAAGTCCGGGAATGATCGTCCTTCTGCGCACTTTGCAATTCAGTACTGCACGGTTCCGGTGGCGAGCCTTGAAGATACGACTCCTTTTGACCCGACGAAAATTTTGCCGGGCATGAACTTGGACATGAAGTAA
- the hpt gene encoding hypoxanthine phosphoribosyltransferase: protein MAQLKDQMVPFLTSDEIKELVETLASQIEADYEGKEVVFICPLRGSIHFTADLMRKVDLPQQVDFVHVQAVERGGAIKIVKDISVNIAGKHVIVVEEIIDTGRTLSFLRSRLFASAPASLKIVTLLDKPARRELPIKADYIGKTIEDRYVVGYGMDSEELGRNYPDIYALKN, encoded by the coding sequence ATGGCACAACTCAAAGATCAAATGGTTCCCTTCCTGACAAGCGACGAGATCAAAGAACTTGTCGAGACTCTGGCTTCCCAAATTGAAGCTGATTACGAAGGAAAGGAAGTGGTGTTCATCTGTCCTTTGCGCGGCTCCATCCACTTCACTGCGGATTTGATGCGTAAAGTGGACCTGCCTCAGCAGGTGGATTTCGTTCACGTGCAGGCGGTTGAGCGCGGTGGCGCAATCAAGATTGTAAAAGACATCTCCGTGAACATCGCAGGCAAACACGTGATCGTGGTTGAAGAAATCATCGACACCGGCAGAACTTTGAGCTTCCTAAGAAGCCGTCTGTTTGCGTCTGCTCCGGCATCTTTGAAAATCGTGACCCTGCTGGATAAACCGGCACGCCGTGAACTGCCAATCAAAGCTGATTACATCGGAAAGACTATTGAAGACCGTTATGTTGTTGGATACGGAATGGATTCCGAAGAGCTCGGAAGAAATTATCCGGATATTTACGCGCTGAAAAACTAA
- a CDS encoding HAMP domain-containing methyl-accepting chemotaxis protein, translating into MNQLSLKGRFLMVTGLLMAIALITNLLSLDRLRFQNKVTGEIGEVWLPAVSKAADLNINLANYRKLEFNLLATQSTDERKQILDEMDSLLGNITIYSKVLDPLLTTDDLRKTYEEFLAGWEAYQEESEKFKGAVDQENEKLAEEILQGTSNTQYTKAYDSLKKLTDDSYMAGVSNAENVAKNFKLTIYVLSSVVGVSLLLGLFVSFWNIRKVQRSLNMVAGGLDESSSTIRNRATELVSSSDQISSSSTSTAASLEEIVASMEELTATVRQNSLNSNQAANISVEGQRTVDEGQKKLERLVQVISEISNNSKKIEEILTMIDDIAFQTNLLALNAAVEAARAGEQGKGFAVVADAVRALAQKSAGAAKEISVLIHEASEKSKQGVSLAADSDTALKAIVQNTRTVSELIQTVAQGSHEQSQGIEQVNKALTQIDQSLQGVASSMGAVTGSTEDMQTQSEELHKMMCELHILVGHKENKNKENETKHGHEEIESAI; encoded by the coding sequence ATGAACCAACTTTCACTCAAAGGCCGCTTTCTGATGGTGACCGGACTGTTGATGGCGATCGCCCTGATCACCAATCTGCTTTCCTTGGACCGCCTTCGCTTTCAGAACAAGGTCACCGGGGAAATCGGCGAAGTCTGGCTTCCGGCGGTCAGTAAAGCCGCGGATCTGAACATCAATCTGGCCAACTATCGCAAGCTGGAATTCAACCTGCTGGCGACCCAGAGCACTGACGAACGCAAACAGATTCTGGATGAAATGGACAGCCTGCTTGGAAATATCACGATTTACTCGAAGGTTCTGGATCCTTTGCTGACCACCGATGATCTTCGCAAAACCTATGAAGAGTTCCTGGCGGGCTGGGAGGCCTATCAGGAAGAAAGCGAAAAGTTCAAAGGCGCCGTTGATCAGGAAAACGAAAAACTCGCTGAAGAGATCCTGCAAGGGACTTCCAACACCCAGTACACCAAAGCCTATGATTCCCTGAAGAAACTTACCGATGACAGCTACATGGCCGGCGTAAGCAATGCTGAAAACGTCGCCAAGAACTTCAAACTGACCATCTACGTTCTTTCCTCCGTTGTGGGTGTCAGCCTTTTACTGGGGCTTTTTGTCAGCTTCTGGAACATCCGCAAAGTTCAAAGGTCCTTAAACATGGTTGCTGGCGGCCTGGATGAAAGCTCCTCCACCATCCGCAACCGGGCGACGGAACTGGTGTCTTCCAGCGATCAGATCTCTTCAAGCTCCACGTCCACGGCAGCCTCATTGGAGGAAATCGTTGCATCCATGGAAGAGCTGACCGCCACAGTTCGCCAGAACTCGCTGAACTCCAATCAGGCGGCGAATATCTCCGTTGAAGGCCAGCGTACAGTGGATGAAGGACAGAAAAAACTGGAACGTCTGGTACAGGTGATCAGCGAGATTTCCAACAATTCGAAAAAGATTGAAGAGATCCTGACGATGATTGACGACATCGCCTTTCAGACGAACCTGCTGGCGCTGAATGCGGCGGTGGAGGCTGCGCGTGCCGGGGAACAAGGAAAAGGGTTTGCCGTTGTGGCCGACGCGGTTCGGGCACTGGCGCAAAAGAGCGCCGGGGCTGCCAAAGAAATCAGTGTTCTGATTCACGAGGCTTCCGAAAAATCCAAGCAGGGCGTCAGCCTGGCTGCAGACAGCGACACGGCTTTAAAAGCCATTGTGCAAAACACCCGCACGGTGTCCGAGCTGATTCAAACAGTGGCCCAAGGGTCCCATGAACAGTCCCAGGGCATTGAGCAGGTGAACAAAGCCCTGACCCAGATCGATCAAAGCCTGCAAGGCGTGGCTTCATCCATGGGTGCCGTCACGGGCTCCACGGAAGACATGCAGACCCAGTCTGAAGAATTACACAAAATGATGTGTGAACTTCACATTCTGGTCGGACATAAAGAAAATAAAAACAAAGAAAATGAAACCAAACACGGGCACGAAGAAATCGAGTCCGCCATTTAA
- a CDS encoding aminotransferase class III-fold pyridoxal phosphate-dependent enzyme, translating into MSSLVGHQIQQSDKIKSMVQDLVGEVGKLNAQITGIRAPMDEFKDSGKQKIDLAGQFRGRPLHYPYMGTGAGRGPYVELEDGSVKLDLINGIGIHLMGHSHPRVIAAAVRGSLADILTQGNLQPNNEYRLFTEKMVKLASKKSRMKYAWIATCGTMANENALKLSRQKNSPARFVMGFKDAFAGRSTMMAEVTDNPAYKQGLPEYHEVLRVPFFDKRDPKSGEKALNVMKEHVAKHEGNISVFGFEPMLGEGGYQAAPREFFIPLLDFCKSKNIAIWADEVQTFTRTGEYFAYETLDIGQYIDICTIAKTAQVGATLYTEEYNPKPGLIAGTFSGSTPSLTAGMEMLDMLGEGFLGPQGRINQIHRRFIDGINRLNETSCKGIAQDAGGMGLMIAFTPHDGKKESVNAFLNKLFQNGVIAFPCGKDPVRARFLVPAIIEDADIDIALKAIEKTLLEGV; encoded by the coding sequence ATGAGTTCTCTTGTAGGTCATCAGATACAGCAATCCGATAAAATCAAATCCATGGTTCAGGATCTTGTTGGCGAAGTTGGAAAACTAAACGCACAGATCACTGGCATTCGCGCTCCGATGGATGAATTTAAAGATTCTGGAAAACAAAAGATTGATCTTGCCGGTCAGTTCCGTGGTCGTCCTTTGCACTATCCGTACATGGGTACGGGCGCGGGTCGCGGTCCTTACGTGGAGCTTGAAGACGGCAGCGTGAAATTGGATTTGATCAACGGTATCGGTATTCACCTGATGGGCCACTCTCACCCACGCGTGATCGCTGCTGCGGTTCGTGGTTCTTTGGCGGACATTCTGACTCAAGGCAACCTTCAGCCAAACAACGAATATCGTCTGTTCACTGAAAAAATGGTGAAACTTGCCAGTAAAAAAAGCCGCATGAAATATGCATGGATCGCCACTTGCGGTACCATGGCCAATGAAAATGCGCTGAAACTTTCCCGTCAGAAAAATTCTCCGGCTCGTTTTGTGATGGGCTTCAAGGATGCCTTTGCAGGTCGTTCCACAATGATGGCGGAAGTGACGGACAATCCGGCTTACAAACAGGGTTTGCCTGAATATCACGAAGTTCTGCGCGTTCCATTCTTTGACAAGCGCGATCCAAAATCCGGCGAAAAAGCTTTGAACGTGATGAAAGAGCACGTGGCAAAACATGAAGGCAACATTTCTGTCTTTGGTTTTGAACCGATGCTGGGTGAAGGCGGTTACCAGGCGGCTCCGCGTGAATTCTTCATCCCACTTCTGGATTTCTGTAAATCCAAGAACATCGCGATCTGGGCGGACGAGGTTCAGACCTTCACACGCACGGGTGAATACTTTGCTTATGAAACTTTGGATATTGGTCAGTACATCGACATCTGCACGATCGCAAAAACAGCCCAAGTGGGTGCGACTCTTTACACGGAAGAATACAATCCAAAACCAGGTCTGATCGCCGGCACGTTCTCGGGCTCCACGCCGTCTTTGACTGCGGGCATGGAAATGCTGGACATGCTGGGTGAAGGCTTCCTGGGTCCTCAGGGTCGTATCAATCAAATTCACAGACGCTTCATCGACGGCATCAACCGTTTGAATGAAACTTCCTGCAAAGGTATCGCGCAGGATGCGGGCGGCATGGGTCTGATGATTGCGTTCACTCCGCATGACGGAAAAAAAGAAAGCGTGAATGCCTTCCTGAACAAACTGTTCCAAAACGGCGTGATTGCTTTCCCTTGCGGGAAAGATCCGGTTCGTGCCCGTTTCCTGGTGCCGGCGATCATTGAAGACGCTGACATCGACATCGCTTTGAAAGCGATTGAAAAAACTTTGCTTGAAGGAGTCTAG
- a CDS encoding M20/M25/M40 family metallo-hydrolase, with protein MDFIEACRQLIAIDSSPTHGNKELSKWVAAFCRQRGLHVEEQEEVVGDLEQANVIARPVAERPEAEFLLQTHLDTVDPGPFSLWTDTGSNPFDAHIIDGKIHGLGAADVKLDFLCKLEALASFGTHRAWRLPPVLVGTFGEESGMQGALKLIRKNKISAKMAMIGEPSDLRVINAAKGFASVEIHVPFSDEEMRYREEHNLRESTSTQSKIFRGKAAHSSTPHLGESAIAKMFEYLMMLPDSVNVMEMDGGINFNTVPSHAFLEIDMVTQIAEPISRKIANIYRAVKALELEFLDHKDDDFYPTTPTLNIGLIRTNEGDIQISGSCRIPPVITHEIYEGWMDRLRQVCEANGATFRVNDYKKPFRTEVTSILAKGCLDELRAMGLDDKPITQASTNEASIFTRVGIECVCFGPGKREGNVHTPQEHVSIEDLHKAIEFYKRIIERFCL; from the coding sequence TTGGACTTCATCGAGGCCTGCCGACAACTGATTGCTATCGACAGCTCACCCACTCACGGCAATAAAGAATTGTCCAAGTGGGTGGCGGCCTTCTGCCGTCAGCGTGGACTGCACGTTGAAGAGCAAGAGGAGGTTGTCGGGGACCTTGAGCAGGCCAATGTGATTGCCCGCCCGGTGGCAGAGCGCCCGGAAGCCGAGTTCCTGCTGCAAACGCACCTGGACACGGTGGATCCGGGACCGTTTTCACTTTGGACGGATACGGGCAGCAATCCGTTTGATGCGCACATCATCGACGGAAAAATCCACGGCCTGGGGGCTGCGGATGTGAAGCTGGATTTCCTGTGCAAGCTGGAGGCGCTGGCGTCTTTCGGAACCCATCGTGCGTGGCGCTTGCCGCCGGTGCTGGTTGGAACTTTCGGTGAAGAATCCGGCATGCAAGGGGCGCTGAAGCTGATTCGCAAAAACAAGATTTCTGCGAAGATGGCGATGATCGGGGAGCCCAGCGATTTGCGTGTGATTAATGCGGCAAAAGGTTTTGCCAGTGTTGAGATTCACGTGCCGTTCTCGGATGAAGAGATGCGCTATCGTGAAGAGCACAACCTGCGCGAAAGTACGTCGACTCAGTCCAAGATTTTCCGTGGCAAAGCGGCGCACTCTTCAACCCCGCATTTGGGGGAAAGTGCGATTGCCAAGATGTTTGAATATCTCATGATGCTGCCGGATTCGGTGAACGTCATGGAGATGGACGGCGGGATCAACTTTAACACTGTTCCCAGCCACGCGTTTCTGGAAATCGATATGGTGACTCAGATCGCAGAACCGATTTCGCGCAAGATTGCGAATATCTATCGCGCGGTGAAGGCTCTGGAGCTGGAGTTTTTGGATCACAAGGACGATGATTTTTATCCGACCACGCCGACATTGAATATTGGGCTTATCCGCACCAATGAAGGCGACATTCAGATTTCCGGTTCATGCCGGATCCCTCCGGTGATCACGCATGAAATCTATGAAGGCTGGATGGACCGTCTGCGCCAGGTGTGCGAAGCCAATGGTGCCACGTTCCGTGTGAATGATTATAAAAAACCCTTCCGAACCGAAGTGACTTCGATTCTGGCAAAGGGGTGTCTGGATGAATTGCGGGCGATGGGACTTGATGACAAGCCGATCACCCAGGCTTCCACCAATGAAGCCAGCATCTTCACCCGTGTGGGCATTGAATGTGTTTGTTTCGGTCCCGGAAAGAGGGAAGGAAATGTGCACACTCCTCAGGAGCATGTCTCTATTGAGGATCTGCACAAAGCTATTGAGTTTTATAAAAGGATCATCGAAAGGTTTTGTTTATGA
- a CDS encoding outer membrane protein assembly factor BamD: protein MLKTLRVIVILAALGTLVSCASTEKNSNTPEGAFAIAEEYDKSERYEEAIRRYTEVKNKFPYSNFATKAELAIADVYYKQESYAEAQVSYQMFKELHPTVPNSDYVQFRIGMSYYNQLPSTIDRDLTLANDTILNLSDLIKKYPNSEFVTEAKEKRTAAIRMLAEKEEYIADFYFKRKIFDSALGRYEGLYNNYRGLGFDAKALSRATISAQKIGDTAKAKKYEAVLARDFPGSRELKDAEKELE from the coding sequence ATGTTGAAAACGCTCCGAGTCATAGTCATTCTCGCGGCCCTGGGAACTCTGGTTTCCTGTGCCTCCACTGAAAAGAACTCCAATACGCCGGAAGGGGCTTTCGCCATTGCGGAAGAGTACGACAAATCTGAGCGCTATGAAGAAGCCATTCGTCGCTACACCGAAGTAAAAAACAAATTCCCGTACAGCAACTTCGCCACCAAAGCCGAACTTGCAATCGCGGATGTTTACTACAAACAGGAATCCTACGCCGAAGCCCAAGTCTCTTACCAGATGTTCAAAGAGCTTCACCCGACCGTGCCGAACTCGGACTATGTTCAGTTCCGCATCGGCATGAGCTATTACAACCAGCTTCCTTCCACCATTGACCGCGATCTAACTCTGGCCAATGACACGATCTTGAATCTTTCTGATTTGATTAAGAAATATCCGAACTCTGAGTTCGTGACCGAAGCCAAAGAAAAGCGCACCGCTGCGATTCGCATGCTGGCGGAAAAAGAGGAATACATCGCGGATTTCTACTTCAAACGTAAAATCTTCGACAGTGCTCTGGGCCGCTATGAAGGTCTTTACAATAATTATCGCGGCCTTGGCTTTGATGCCAAAGCCCTTTCCCGTGCCACCATCTCGGCACAGAAAATCGGCGACACCGCGAAAGCAAAAAAGTACGAAGCCGTTTTGGCCCGTGACTTCCCTGGCAGCCGCGAACTGAAAGACGCTGAAAAGGAGCTTGAGTAA